In Mus caroli chromosome 9, CAROLI_EIJ_v1.1, whole genome shotgun sequence, a single window of DNA contains:
- the Ift46 gene encoding intraflagellar transport protein 46 homolog, producing MADNSSDEYEEDNKEKKKPSQLTPQQGFSENDDDDDDDSSETDSDDDDDDEEHGAPLEGAYDPADYEHLPVSAEIKELFEYISRYTPQLIDLDHKLKPFIPDFIPAVGDIDAFLKVPRPDGKPDHLGLLVLDEPSTKQSDPTVLSLWLTENSKQHNITQHMKVKSLEDAEKNPKAIDTWIESISELHRSKPPATVHYTRPMPDIDTLMQEWSPEFEELLGKVSLPTVEIDCSLAEYIDMICAILDIPFYKSRIQSLHLLFSLYSEFKNSQHFKALAEGKKAFTPPPNSASQAGDAETLTFI from the exons ATGGCTGATAACAGCAGTGACGAGTACGAGGAGGACAATAAG GAGAAGAAGAAGCCCTCCCAGCTGACACCGCAGCAGGGCTTCAGTgagaatgatgatgatgacgacgatgactCCTCTGAGACGGATTCTGATGACGACGATGACGATGAGGAGCATGGAGCACCTCTGGAAGG GGCTTATGATCCTGCCGACTACGAGCATCTGCCAGTCTCGGCTGAGATCAAGGAGCTCTTTGAGTACATCAGCCG GTACACACCTCAGTTGATCGATCTGGACCACAAACTGAAAcctttcattcctgattttatcCCAGCTGTTGGGGATATCGATGCATTTTTAAAG GTGCCACGTCCTGATGGAAAGCCTGACCACCTTGGCCTCTTGGTGTTAGATGAACCATCGACAAAGCAGTCGGACCCTACTGTGCTTTCGCTGTGGTTAACAGAGAATTCCAAGCAGCATAATATTACG CAACATATGAAAGTAAAGAGCCTGGAGGATGCAGAGAAGAATCCCAAAGCCATTGACACCTGGATTGAGAGCATCTCTGAGTTACACCGTTCCAAGCCCCCTGCAACTGTGCACTACACCAG GCCCATGCCCGACATTGACACTCTGATGCAGGAGTGGTCCCCGGAGTTTGAAGAGCTCCTGGGAAAG GTGAGTCTGCCCACTGTGGAGATCGATTGCAGCCTGGCTGAGTACATTGACATGATCTGTG CAATCTTGGACATTCCTTTCTATAAGAGCCGGATTCAGTCCCTCCACCTGCTCTTTTCCCTCTACTCAGAGTTCAAGAACTCCCAG CATTTCAAAGCTCTTGCTGAAGGCAAAAAAGCATTTACCCCTCCACCCAACTCAGCCTCCCAGGCTGGGGATGCAGAGACACTGACTTTCATCTGA